The Opitutaceae bacterium genome has a window encoding:
- a CDS encoding PA14 domain-containing protein has protein sequence MTSAQSQESLTVVSGTLPNGVAPERMVETWMRERIKAAYGDWQADFLRLQKEGGWEAHHRVLREALLESIGGLPERTPLNARVTGTVERPGFRVEKILLESQPGFHVTANLYLPDSERFAPPYAGVLVPCGHAIEAKAHHEYQSMGALLALNGFVGLVFDPLDQSERMQFQREDGSRPYYGTHMHMQEGVAAILLGEGLIRTFIWDGMRALDYLESRPEVDPDRLAVTGNSGGGTQTSFLFALDERLKVAAPSCYVHLLNRQLYDSMGDAEQMIYAQLAIGLEHPSFYLMRAPAPVKILASTHDFFPIDAVWEGFRFIKRRYTDLGYSERADILENNEGHNYDRTQREAAIRWINLWLNADNSAIVEPELALFSEQELRVTPTGQVLDLDGARSVFDLFREKLEALRPERDRTWNESSPADQRKAVRAVVGIREMADLPLPEVHDLGSTDHGDYTRRRILLETEEGLFLPVVELVPRHPSAQPPLIVVGPDGAARSVETGSLLEHEARLGRRIVAVDIRGTGETRQTGQNLQGDFFGFDQEDVYGAYLLGESFLGLRVEDILRAVRYVAAGGEGAAAAVDLQAEGQIGVAALHAAFLEPDLIGRTTIRGSIESWEDILVRERSFHQLANTVQGVLRVYDLPFLKEGLGDRVSLVLPVDSLGFVDLPEGAPLPEGYTDPVEPGLVGTFYGNAQFLNPQGEYAIERLSLHYDNAVDRRGNDWAGIWEGFLVGPVDGRVAFEVESDQVTTLIIDGRTLIGPEDLPGAATAELGMEAGKPYPIEVRFQLPSGGLGFFDIRWSWEGRPPEVIGRSALRHSEAQAAGIRKAWR, from the coding sequence ATGACCTCAGCCCAATCCCAGGAATCACTCACTGTAGTATCCGGCACCCTCCCCAATGGCGTCGCCCCGGAGAGGATGGTGGAAACGTGGATGCGGGAACGGATCAAGGCTGCCTACGGAGACTGGCAGGCGGATTTCCTTCGCCTGCAGAAAGAGGGTGGCTGGGAGGCGCATCATCGTGTTCTCAGGGAGGCCCTGCTCGAATCCATCGGCGGTCTCCCGGAACGGACCCCGCTCAACGCCCGGGTGACCGGGACGGTGGAACGACCGGGATTCAGGGTTGAGAAGATCCTTCTGGAGTCGCAACCCGGGTTCCACGTGACGGCCAACCTCTATCTGCCGGACAGCGAACGGTTCGCTCCACCCTATGCAGGGGTTCTCGTTCCCTGCGGCCATGCGATCGAGGCCAAGGCCCACCACGAGTACCAATCGATGGGGGCTCTCCTGGCACTGAATGGTTTCGTCGGCCTCGTCTTCGATCCATTGGACCAGAGCGAGCGGATGCAGTTTCAGAGAGAAGACGGCAGTCGGCCCTATTACGGAACCCACATGCACATGCAGGAAGGGGTGGCCGCCATCCTGCTGGGCGAGGGTCTGATCCGGACCTTCATCTGGGATGGCATGCGGGCCCTTGATTACCTGGAGAGCAGGCCGGAGGTCGACCCGGACCGTCTGGCGGTCACCGGGAACAGCGGTGGCGGCACCCAGACCTCGTTCCTCTTCGCCCTGGATGAGCGGTTGAAAGTCGCCGCTCCGAGTTGCTACGTCCATCTCCTGAACCGCCAGCTGTATGATTCGATGGGCGATGCCGAGCAGATGATCTACGCCCAGTTGGCCATCGGTCTGGAGCACCCGTCGTTCTACCTGATGCGCGCGCCCGCTCCGGTCAAGATCCTGGCCTCGACTCATGATTTCTTCCCGATCGATGCGGTCTGGGAGGGCTTCCGCTTCATCAAGCGCCGCTACACGGATCTCGGGTATTCGGAGCGGGCCGACATCCTCGAAAACAACGAGGGCCACAACTACGACCGGACTCAGCGCGAGGCCGCCATCCGCTGGATCAATCTCTGGCTGAACGCGGACAACTCGGCGATCGTGGAACCGGAATTGGCACTCTTTTCGGAACAGGAATTGCGGGTCACCCCGACCGGTCAGGTCCTGGACCTGGACGGGGCCCGTTCGGTCTTCGATCTCTTCCGGGAAAAGCTGGAAGCCCTGCGGCCGGAGCGCGACCGGACCTGGAACGAGAGCTCCCCGGCCGATCAGAGAAAGGCCGTGCGCGCGGTTGTCGGTATCCGGGAAATGGCGGACCTGCCCCTGCCGGAGGTGCATGACCTGGGATCGACCGATCACGGCGACTACACCCGGCGTCGGATCCTTCTGGAAACGGAGGAGGGCCTTTTCCTTCCGGTGGTGGAACTTGTCCCGCGCCATCCGTCCGCTCAGCCTCCGCTGATCGTGGTGGGCCCGGACGGCGCCGCGCGTTCGGTTGAGACGGGTTCGCTACTCGAGCATGAGGCCCGACTGGGTCGCCGGATTGTGGCCGTCGATATACGGGGAACCGGGGAGACCCGGCAGACCGGTCAAAACCTTCAGGGCGACTTTTTTGGCTTCGACCAGGAGGACGTTTATGGTGCCTATCTCCTGGGCGAATCCTTCCTCGGCCTGCGGGTCGAGGACATCCTGCGGGCGGTCCGTTACGTCGCCGCCGGGGGTGAAGGCGCAGCGGCCGCCGTCGATCTTCAAGCCGAAGGACAGATCGGTGTGGCCGCTCTGCACGCGGCGTTTCTTGAGCCCGACCTCATCGGACGGACGACGATTCGTGGTTCAATCGAATCCTGGGAGGACATTCTTGTGCGGGAGCGTTCGTTTCATCAACTGGCCAATACGGTCCAGGGTGTCCTGCGGGTCTATGATCTTCCCTTTCTGAAAGAAGGATTGGGCGACCGGGTAAGCCTCGTTCTGCCGGTCGACAGCCTGGGGTTCGTCGATCTGCCGGAAGGTGCGCCGTTGCCGGAAGGCTACACCGATCCGGTTGAACCCGGTCTGGTCGGCACCTTCTACGGCAACGCGCAATTCCTGAATCCACAAGGTGAATACGCAATCGAGCGACTCTCGCTTCACTATGACAACGCGGTGGACCGGCGGGGCAACGATTGGGCCGGTATCTGGGAGGGTTTCCTGGTGGGGCCGGTCGACGGCCGGGTCGCCTTTGAGGTCGAATCGGACCAGGTGACCACCTTGATCATTGACGGCAGGACCCTGATCGGGCCGGAGGATCTCCCCGGAGCGGCCACGGCCGAACTCGGGATGGAGGCGGGCAAGCCCTATCCGATCGAGGTACGATTCCAGCTGCCTTCAGGCGGTCTCGGGTTTTTTGACATCCGGTGGTCCTGGGAGGGGCGGCCGCCGGAAGTCATCGGACGGAGTGCCCTGCGTCATTCGGAAGCTCAGGCCGCCGGGATCCGCAAGGCCTGGAGGTGA